One genomic window of Solanum stenotomum isolate F172 chromosome 9, ASM1918654v1, whole genome shotgun sequence includes the following:
- the LOC125876906 gene encoding uncharacterized protein LOC125876906 isoform X1, whose translation MAWKTDTDLENSDPIPDSGDVEWPCKPVVESSGWPTSWQNDSNKSKLQTPLPTAEDEAANNSQLPALLKVAEYLNSTLSLDDDDEFSEYIGEDGDYFINGDEGFLDGEEGFQDYDFFVKLFKQDDGLREYYEKNRENGVFCCLVCCGVREKGWKRFKDCSSLVQHSISIAKTSKRRAHRAYCKVVCEILGWDVNSLPSIVLSAGVKLGGSSDKPVKAQFAILQGNVDDDGGDDGLSGHCKSTSSVSISDTEVSLSKLSLIDESQQGKDCCSAKLENSLSGATVDRSLGDLGKGTSETTKENAEGENSVSKAGVDGLLEDLSFLTLETQKLNAKGVSDHVVPYEETGESSNLA comes from the exons ATGGCCTGGAAAACCGATACTGACCTCGAAAATTCCGACCCAATTCCAGATTCCGGCGATGTTGAGTGGCCTTGTAAACCCGTCGTTGAATCTTCAGGCTGGCCTACTAGTTGGCAAAACGACAGTAACAAATCAAAGCTACAAACCCCTTTGCCTACCGCCGAAGACGAAGCTGCGAACAACAGTCAACTTCCGGCATTGCTCAAAGTTGCTGAATATTTGAACTCCACACTCAGTCTAGACGACGATGACGAGTTTTCTGAGTATATAGGTGAAGATGGGGATTATTTCATCAATGGGGATGAGGGTTTTCTGGATGGGGAAGAGGGGTTTCAGGactatgatttttttgtgaagTTGTTTAAGCAGGATGATGGGTTAAGAGAGTACTATGAGAAAAATCGAGAGAATGGGGTGTTTTGTTGTCTTGTTTGTTGTGGGGTTCGTGAGAAAGGGTGGAAGAGGTTTAAGGATTGCTCATCTCTTGTTCAGCATTCCATAAGCATTGCGAAAACCTCTAAGAGACGAGCTCATCGGGCTTACTGTAAGGTTGTCTGTGAAATTCTTGGTTGGGATGTTAATAGCCTGCCTTCCATTGTCCTCTCTGCTGGCGTTAAGCTCGGTGGATCTTCTGATAAACCAGTTAAGGCTCAG TTTGCAATCTTGCAGGGGAATGTAGATGATGATGGTGGGGATGACGGTTTGAGTGGTCATTGCAAATCCACAAGTTCTGTAAGTATCAGCGATACTGAAGTGTCTCTGTCGAAGTTGTCTTTGATTGATGAAAGCCAACAAGGAAAAGATTGTTGCTCTGCAAAATTAGAG AACTCTCTAAGTGGAGCCACTGTTGATAGAAGCTTGGGAGATCTCGGCAAAGGTACTTCTGAAACAACCAAAGAGAATGCTGAGGGG GAGAATTCCGTGAGCAAAGCTGGTGTTGATGGACTCTTGGAAGATCTCAGCTTTCTTACTCTTGAAACACAAAAATTGAATGCAAAGGGTGTATCTGATCATGTG GTTCCTTATGAAGAAACTGGGGAATCCTCCAATCTGGCATAG
- the LOC125876906 gene encoding uncharacterized protein LOC125876906 isoform X2 produces MAWKTDTDLENSDPIPDSGDVEWPCKPVVESSGWPTSWQNDSNKSKLQTPLPTAEDEAANNSQLPALLKVAEYLNSTLSLDDDDEFSEYIGEDGDYFINGDEGFLDGEEGFQDYDFFVKLFKQDDGLREYYEKNRENGVFCCLVCCGVREKGWKRFKDCSSLVQHSISIAKTSKRRAHRAYCKVVCEILGWDVNSLPSIVLSAGVKLGGSSDKPVKAQGNVDDDGGDDGLSGHCKSTSSVSISDTEVSLSKLSLIDESQQGKDCCSAKLENSLSGATVDRSLGDLGKGTSETTKENAEGENSVSKAGVDGLLEDLSFLTLETQKLNAKGVSDHVVPYEETGESSNLA; encoded by the exons ATGGCCTGGAAAACCGATACTGACCTCGAAAATTCCGACCCAATTCCAGATTCCGGCGATGTTGAGTGGCCTTGTAAACCCGTCGTTGAATCTTCAGGCTGGCCTACTAGTTGGCAAAACGACAGTAACAAATCAAAGCTACAAACCCCTTTGCCTACCGCCGAAGACGAAGCTGCGAACAACAGTCAACTTCCGGCATTGCTCAAAGTTGCTGAATATTTGAACTCCACACTCAGTCTAGACGACGATGACGAGTTTTCTGAGTATATAGGTGAAGATGGGGATTATTTCATCAATGGGGATGAGGGTTTTCTGGATGGGGAAGAGGGGTTTCAGGactatgatttttttgtgaagTTGTTTAAGCAGGATGATGGGTTAAGAGAGTACTATGAGAAAAATCGAGAGAATGGGGTGTTTTGTTGTCTTGTTTGTTGTGGGGTTCGTGAGAAAGGGTGGAAGAGGTTTAAGGATTGCTCATCTCTTGTTCAGCATTCCATAAGCATTGCGAAAACCTCTAAGAGACGAGCTCATCGGGCTTACTGTAAGGTTGTCTGTGAAATTCTTGGTTGGGATGTTAATAGCCTGCCTTCCATTGTCCTCTCTGCTGGCGTTAAGCTCGGTGGATCTTCTGATAAACCAGTTAAGGCTCAG GGGAATGTAGATGATGATGGTGGGGATGACGGTTTGAGTGGTCATTGCAAATCCACAAGTTCTGTAAGTATCAGCGATACTGAAGTGTCTCTGTCGAAGTTGTCTTTGATTGATGAAAGCCAACAAGGAAAAGATTGTTGCTCTGCAAAATTAGAG AACTCTCTAAGTGGAGCCACTGTTGATAGAAGCTTGGGAGATCTCGGCAAAGGTACTTCTGAAACAACCAAAGAGAATGCTGAGGGG GAGAATTCCGTGAGCAAAGCTGGTGTTGATGGACTCTTGGAAGATCTCAGCTTTCTTACTCTTGAAACACAAAAATTGAATGCAAAGGGTGTATCTGATCATGTG GTTCCTTATGAAGAAACTGGGGAATCCTCCAATCTGGCATAG
- the LOC125876916 gene encoding multiprotein-bridging factor 1b-like, with protein MSGGLSQDWEPVVIRKKAPTAAARKDEKAVNAARRSGAEIETIRKSTAGINRAASSSTTLNTRKLDEDTENLAHQKVPTELKKAIMQARQDKKLTQSQLAQLINEKPQIIQEYESGKAIPNQQIISKLERALGAKLRGKK; from the exons atgagtgGAGGATTATCACAAGACTGGGAGCCGGTGGTGATCCGTAAGAAGGCGCCGACTGCCGCTGCACGCAAGGATGAGAAAGCTGTTAACGCTGCCCGTCGCTCCGGTGCTGAGATCGAAACCATCAGAAAAT CTACTGCTGGCATAAACAGGGCTGCCTCTAGTAGTACGACCTTGAACACCAGGAAACTTGATGAAGATACTGAGAATCTGGCTC ATCAAAAAGTACCAACTGAACTAAAGAAAGCCATCATGCAAGCTCGACAAGATAAGAAGCTGACTCAGTCTCAACTTGCTCAG CTGATAAATGAGAAGCCTCAAATCATCCAGGAGTATGAGTCGGGAAAGGCAATTCCAAATCAACAAATCATCTCTAAACTGGAGAGAGCTCTTGGTGCAAAACTTAGAGGAAAGAAATGA